The region GTCGTGGAGCGCACGTCGCACCGCTGGTCGATGAGCCACTGCAGGGCGTGGGTGATCTCCAGTTCGCCGCGCCAGGAGGGCGTGATGGCGCGGACGGCCTCGTGCACGGCCGGGGTGAACAGGTAGACGCCGACCAGCGCGAGGTCGCTCTTGGGGGCCTCGGGCTTCTCCTCCAGTCCTATGACCCGTCCGTCCGCGCCGAATTCGGCGACCCCGAACTGGCGCGGGTCGGGGACCTGGGTGAGCAGGATCTGGGCGGCGGGCCGCTGCGCGCGGAAGGCGTCGACGAGGGAGGAGATGCCGCCCACGATGAAGTTGTCGCCCAGGTACATGACGAAGTCGTCGTCGGCGAGGAAGTCCCGGGCGATGAGGACGGCGTGGGCCAGGCCCAGCGGCGCGTCCTGGGGGATGTAGGTGACGGTGAGGCCGAACTTGGAGCCGTCGCCGACGGCTTGCATGATCTCGTCGGCGGTGTCCCCGACGACGATCCCGACCTCGGTGATGCCCGCGTCCGCGATCGCTTCCAGGCCGTAGAAGAGCACCGGCTTGTTGGCCACGGGCACCAGCTGCTTGG is a window of Streptomyces sp. NBC_00271 DNA encoding:
- a CDS encoding glucose-1-phosphate thymidylyltransferase, whose translation is MKALVLSGGAGTRLRPLTHTSAKQLVPVANKPVLFYGLEAIADAGITEVGIVVGDTADEIMQAVGDGSKFGLTVTYIPQDAPLGLAHAVLIARDFLADDDFVMYLGDNFIVGGISSLVDAFRAQRPAAQILLTQVPDPRQFGVAEFGADGRVIGLEEKPEAPKSDLALVGVYLFTPAVHEAVRAITPSWRGELEITHALQWLIDQRCDVRSTTISGYWKDTGNVGDMLEVNRSVLEQTEPRIEGDVDDTSEIIGRVQIDEGARVSGSRIVGPAVIGTGSVIAGSYVGPFTSISHDCRITDSEIEFSIVLDGSSVRGARRVEASIIGRNVEVTPAPRVPAAHRLILGDHSKVQISS